The following are from one region of the Silene latifolia isolate original U9 population chromosome 9, ASM4854445v1, whole genome shotgun sequence genome:
- the LOC141602171 gene encoding uncharacterized protein LOC141602171, with amino-acid sequence MKADRLWIKWIDSVYLKGTNWNDYTPANDSTWTWKTICKVKERLNNGFIDNCWAPHQKGYTIGNGYEWLMGTTPTQHWTKIVWNEWNVPNHSFNSWLIMQGGLNTKAKLFTYGCCQDDLCVLCAEQSETIEHLFTKCKFSCQVQKYVEDWIERPFPTDSELLNVSGSSMKWKALSMVLSCYRYTVWFKRNHARTQFSVMRPVIVAERMKMVVQQQIRRFTDRRGGQTELDARTWIGFC; translated from the coding sequence ATGAAGGCTGACAGGCTCTGGATTAAATGGATAGATAGTGTTTATCTCAAAGGAACGAACTGGAATGATTATACACCTGCAAATGACTCTACTTGGACTTGGAAGACTATATGTAAGGTGAAGGAGCGGCTTAATAATGGATTCATTGATAATTGCTGGGCTCCTCATCAAAAAGGTTATACAATTGGCAATGGATATGAATGGCTTATGGGAACAACTCCTACTCAGCATTGGACAAAAATAGTTTGGAATGAATGGAATGTGCCCAATCATTCCTTCAATTCCTGGCTGATAATGCAGGGTGGACTGAATACTAAAGCTAAACTCTTTACTTATGGATGCTGTCAGGATGACTTGTGTGTCCTATGTGCTGAACAGTCTGAAACTATTGAGCATCTGTTCACTAAATGTAAGTTCAGTTGTCAAGTTCAGAAATATGTTGAAGATTGGATTGAACGTCCTTTCCCCACTGATAGTGAACTGCTGAATGTTTCTGGCAGCAGCATGAAATGGAAAGCTCTATCTATGGTGCTGTCTTGCTACAGGTACACAGTTTGGTTTAAACGTAATCATGCTCGAACTCAGTTCAGTGTTATGAGACCTGTGATAGTGGCAGAACGGATGAAGATGGTGGTCCAACAACAAATTCGCAGATTTACTGATCGTAGAGGTGGACAAACTGAGTTGGATGCAAGGACTTGGATTGGTTTCTGTTAA